Proteins from one Cryptomeria japonica chromosome 4, Sugi_1.0, whole genome shotgun sequence genomic window:
- the LOC131874931 gene encoding glycine-rich protein DOT1-like, producing MDAKWARREWSFGGARVVGRWPSGGAVAGGPGGDFPATKEVGLGGALPGRGAAGGGWQAERQPKEHAAAGKELSGELAEGQGGARSGSGAAGGGRRAERRPYEHAAVGGSEQRPAGVEARDQAAVSESGSWGPE from the coding sequence GGAGTGGAGCTTTGGTGGCGCTCGGGTGGTAGGGCGGTGGCCCAGTGGTGGAGCGGTGGCTGGCGGGCCGGGTGGAGATTTCCCAGCGACAAAGGAGGTCGGGCTAGGTGGAGCTCTGCCGGGGAGAGGAGCTGCAGGCGGTGGCTGGCAAGCGGAGCGGCAGCCAAAGGAACATGCAGCAGCCGGCAAGGAGCTGAGCGGGGAGCTGGCAGAGGGCCAAGGTGGAGCACGGTCGGGGAGTGGAGCTGCGGGCGGTGGTCGGCGAGCGGAGCGGCGGCCGTATGAACATGCAGCGGTCGGCGGGAGCGAGCAGCGACCGGCAGGAGTGGAAGCTAGGGACCAAGCAGCGGTCAGCGAGAGCGGAAGCTGGGGACCGGAATAG